In a single window of the Zea mays cultivar B73 chromosome 5, Zm-B73-REFERENCE-NAM-5.0, whole genome shotgun sequence genome:
- the LOC100191566 gene encoding Phospholipase A2 homolog 3-like precursor, producing the protein MERGSSWRLTVVAGTLVCASLFSPPAAALNVGVQSAGDDASKQQACSRTCESDHCTTPPFLRYGKYCGIMYSGCPGEPPCDALDACCMHHDNCVQAKMDYLSTACNEALLDCLAKLREGTSTFEGNRCMIDQVIDVISLVIEAAVVAGRVLHKP; encoded by the exons ATGGAGCGGGGCAGTTCCTGGCGGCTCACGGTGGTCGCCGGCACCCTTGTCTGCGCGTCCCTCTTCTCGCCGCCCGCCGCCGCGCTCAATGTCGGCGTCCAGTCCGCCGGCGACGACGCG AGCAAGCAGCAGGCGTGCAGCCGCACGTGCGAGTCGGACCACTGCACGA CGCCGCCGTTCCTGCGGTACGGCAAGTACTGCGGCATCATGTACAGCGGCTGCCCCGGCGAGCCGCCGTGCGACGCGCTGGACGCCTGCTGCATGCACCACGACAACTGCGTCCAGGCAAAGA TGGACTACCTGAGCACGGCCTGCAACGAGGCGCTGCTGGACTGCCTGGCCAAGCTGCGGGAGGGCACGTCCACGTTCGAGGGGAACAGGTGCATGATCGACCAGGTCATCGACGTGATCTCGCTCGTCATAGAGGCCGCCGTCGTCGCCGGCAGGGTGCTGCACAAGCCCTAG
- the LOC109939630 gene encoding outer envelope protein 64, chloroplastic yields the protein MCVIKLPRDVFSRRLAFLFQLSPSIVVLFCARALRAPTTAPSSPASSSSRRPSLRRRRRPTRSPDSASPSLTRIDSIGGVRIPCAYCGVLAFRPSHAVVSSSGVIPVAPSLDTTGWFARDPSVLHRVGHLLLRLPYAGIRQPRIIYIADDCFELSKIPARRLTQVVKKSVEKLFGRQVRHVNLENYLSSRISGLSNYSNGHKNGDSKFPLLALCNAMRSLHKREFKDQHMEWINSVKPAVDARIVSDLSEDGDSDIDDCQDVRKEARSALSELLKDDGILVIPTALGCPPKLNAKQLSSEIYNSQTLRLLSLASMSGCCQVSIPLGTHDKCPISVSFIARHGGDRFLLDTQTMYTTIQEQGEILAKSSVSSKQAMNEEAAEAAKDKTIKQCSLRRTLWHQQKIIFLIAHPMYQSTTCPPVPTLFGILISHIPCNYGQSNIAIS from the exons ATGTGCGTCATCAAACTGCCACGTGACGTCTTCTCACGCCGCCTCGCCTTTCTCTTCCAGCTCTCGCCGTCTATCGTCGTCCTCTTCTGCGCCC GCGCCCTGCGCGCCCCGACCACGGCGCCTTCATCGCCCGCCTCGAGCTCCTCCCGCCGCCCCAGCCTCCGCCGCCGCAGGCGCCCCACCCGCTCACCGGACTCTGCTTCGCCATCGCTGACGC GTATTGACTCGATTGGAGGTGTAAGGATACCATGTGCTTATTGTGGTGTCTTGGCATTCAGGCCTTCGCATGCTGTGGTTTCCAGCAGTGGTGTCATTCCTGTTGCGCCTAGCCTGGACACTACAG GTTGGTTTGCAAGGGATCCAAGTGTGTTGCATCGTGTTGGGCATCTTCTTCTTAGGCTTCCTTATGCTGGTATTCGCCAACCTAGAATTATTTACATAGCAGATGATTGCTTTGAACTTTCGAAGATACCTGCTAGGAGACTTACTCAGGTGGTGAAAAAATCTGTGGAGAAGCTCTTTGGAA GACAAGTACGTCATGTGAATCTCGAAAATTATTTGAGTTCAAGAATATCTGGCCTGAGTAACTATTCAAATGGGCATAAGAATGGTGATTCAAAGTTCCCTCTGCTAGCACTTTGTAATGCCATGAGATCACTTCACAA GCGGGAATTCAAAGATCAGCATATGGAGTGGATAAACTCAGTTAAGCCTGCTGTGGATGCTCGCATAGTCAGTGATTTGTCTGAGGATGGTGATTCAGATATTGATGACTGCCAAGATGTGAGGAAAGAAGCACGCTCTGCGCTAAGTGAACTTCTTAAG GATGATGGGATTCTGGTGATTCCAACtgctttggggtgccccccaaagcTTAACGCTAAGCAACTCTCATCTGAAATCTACAATTCTCAGACACTACGTCTTTTATCTTTAGCTAGCATGTCAGGATGTTGCCAG GTTTCTATTCCTTTGGGTACACATGATAAGTGTCCCATTTCAGTTTCATTTATTGCTAGGCATGGTGGTGATCGTTTTTTGTTGGATACTCAAACCATGTATACAACCATCCAAGAGCAAGGGGAGATACTAGCGAAATCTAGTGTTTCAAGtaaacaagcaatgaatgaagaAGCAGCTgaagctgctaaagacaaaa CAATAAAACAATGTTCACTTAGAAGAACCTTGTGGCATCAACAAAAGATAATTTTTCTTATTGCTCATCCGATGTATCAAAGCACAACCTGTCCTCCTGTGCCAACGCTCTTTGGCATACTTATTTCTCATATACCCTGTAACTATGGTCAATCAAATATTGCCATTTCGTAA